The nucleotide window TTTGGCTCGGTGGAGGTGGACGGCACCCGGCGGGCTTTAAGTTTTTTCGTCATGGTTTTGGGCTACAGCCGGTTCCTGCATGTGGAATTTACCCTCGGGCAGGGCCAGGAGTGGTGGCTGGGCTGTCACCGGCGCGCCTTTGAAAAACTCGGCGGGGTGCCGCGCGAGGTGATGGTCGATAACTGCAAGACGGCCGTCCTCTCGCATGTGCCCGGGACCGACCCGGTGTACAACGCCCAGTACCTGGACTTTGCCCGGCACTACGGGTTTACGATAAAAGCGTGCGGGCCGGGGCATCCGCAGTCCAAGGGCATGGTGGAAAACGCGGTGGGTTACGTGAAAAAAAGCTTCCTTGGCGGGAGGCAGATGAATGGGTTTACCGAGCTGGGGCCGGCCGCCAGCTTGTGGCTGGAAACGGTGGCCAACGTGCGCGTGCACGCTGAAACCCAGGGCCGGCCGGTGGACCGGCTGCCCGAGGAGCGCGCTGCGCTCCTGCCGCTTAACCCGGTGGCCAGTCCGGCGGTGCGCACCTTAAGCGTGCGGGCGTCGCGGCGGTGCCGGGTGAGTATCGAAACGAACCGCTACTCGGTGCCCACGAAGTTTGCCGGGGCGCTACTCACCGCGCAGATCGAGGGGGCGCAGGTGAGGTTTTATGCGGACCGCACCCTGGTGGCCGAGCATGCCCGCAGTTTTGCCCGCCGCGCCGATGTGGAAAACCCCGAGCATGTGCGCGAACTCGAGGAGCGCAAACGGCAGGGGGCGCGGCAGCGCCTGCGGCTACGG belongs to Opitutus sp. and includes:
- a CDS encoding IS21 family transposase; this encodes MINYELYCRIKQAEAAGHSAPQITRSLQLHVQTVRRWQAQEKYARSQAAQVPRPSKLDVHKPAIARWLEAHPFTAMQLWQKVRERGYTGGYSILKDYVRRVRPRNLEAFLTLKFAPGQTAQVDWGSFGSVEVDGTRRALSFFVMVLGYSRFLHVEFTLGQGQEWWLGCHRRAFEKLGGVPREVMVDNCKTAVLSHVPGTDPVYNAQYLDFARHYGFTIKACGPGHPQSKGMVENAVGYVKKSFLGGRQMNGFTELGPAASLWLETVANVRVHAETQGRPVDRLPEERAALLPLNPVASPAVRTLSVRASRRCRVSIETNRYSVPTKFAGALLTAQIEGAQVRFYADRTLVAEHARSFARRADVENPEHVRELEERKRQGARQRLRLRFLELSPAAPAYQRGLEERRLNAGHHLATIVGLVALYGTEAVGRAIESAHELGAYSSDYILNLLEQRARALPQAGPIHLTRADALAALELELRPPDLSPYTQ